Proteins encoded together in one Mycobacterium noviomagense window:
- a CDS encoding bifunctional 3,4-dihydroxy-2-butanone-4-phosphate synthase/GTP cyclohydrolase II codes for MTRLDSVERAVADIAAGKAVIVIDDEDRENEGDLIFAAEKATPSLVAFMVRYTSGYLCVPLDSAICDRLGLLPMYAVNQDKRGTAYTVTVDARNGVTTGISASDRATTMRLLADPASVAEDFTRPGHVVPLRAKEGGVLRRPGHTEAAVDLARMAGLRPAGVLCEIVSQKDEGAMAQTDELRVFADEHDLALIAIADLIEYRRKHEKQIERVAEARIPTRHGEFRAIGYTSIYDDVEHVALVRGEIAGPNYDGDDVLVRVHSECLTGDVFGSRRCDCGPQLDAAMAMVAREGRGVVLYMRGHEGRGIGLLHKLQAYQLQDAGEDTVDANLKLGFPADARDYGIGAQILVDLGVRSMRLLTNNPAKRVGLDGYGLHIIERVPLPVRANAENIRYLMTKRDRMGHDLVGLDDYHETVHLPGEFGGAL; via the coding sequence ATGACGAGGTTGGACTCCGTCGAGCGGGCGGTTGCCGACATTGCGGCCGGCAAGGCCGTCATCGTCATCGACGACGAGGACCGGGAGAACGAGGGCGACCTCATTTTCGCCGCCGAGAAGGCGACGCCGAGCCTGGTGGCGTTCATGGTCCGCTACACCTCGGGATACTTGTGCGTGCCGCTGGACAGCGCGATCTGCGACCGGCTGGGCCTGCTGCCGATGTACGCGGTCAACCAGGACAAGCGCGGTACCGCCTACACGGTCACCGTGGACGCGAGAAACGGTGTGACAACCGGGATTTCGGCGTCCGACCGGGCCACCACGATGCGGTTGCTGGCCGATCCAGCCAGCGTCGCCGAGGATTTCACCCGCCCCGGCCACGTTGTTCCGTTGCGCGCCAAGGAGGGCGGTGTGTTGCGCCGGCCCGGCCACACGGAGGCGGCCGTCGACCTAGCCCGGATGGCCGGGCTGCGACCTGCGGGTGTGCTCTGCGAGATCGTCAGCCAGAAGGACGAGGGCGCGATGGCGCAGACCGACGAGCTGCGGGTGTTCGCCGACGAGCATGACCTGGCGCTGATCGCCATCGCCGACCTGATCGAGTATCGGCGCAAACACGAGAAGCAGATCGAGCGGGTGGCCGAAGCCCGGATCCCCACCCGGCATGGCGAGTTTCGCGCGATCGGCTACACCAGCATCTACGACGACGTCGAGCACGTGGCTCTGGTGCGCGGGGAGATCGCGGGCCCGAACTACGACGGCGACGACGTGCTGGTGCGGGTGCACTCCGAATGCCTGACCGGCGACGTGTTCGGCTCGCGTCGCTGCGACTGCGGGCCCCAGCTGGACGCCGCGATGGCGATGGTCGCGCGCGAGGGGCGCGGTGTCGTGCTCTACATGCGCGGCCACGAGGGCCGCGGCATCGGATTGCTGCACAAATTGCAGGCCTACCAGCTGCAGGACGCCGGTGAAGACACAGTCGACGCCAACCTCAAACTCGGTTTTCCCGCCGACGCACGGGATTACGGCATCGGCGCACAGATCTTGGTGGACCTCGGGGTTCGGTCGATGCGGCTGTTGACCAACAATCCCGCGAAACGGGTCGGTCTGGACGGCTACGGGCTGCACATCATCGAACGGGTGCCGCTGCCGGTGCGGGCCAATGCCG
- a CDS encoding riboflavin synthase produces the protein MFTGIVEELGEVVAKDDLGDCARFTIRGPVVTADAGHGDSIAVNGVCLTVVDVLPGGQFTADVMGETLNRSSLRGLEPGSRVNLERAAAVNSRLGGHIVQGHVDGTAQILARMPAEGWEVVRIGLPAALARYVVEKGSITVDGISLTVSGIGDDWFEVSLIPTTRELTTLGRAPAETTVNLEVDVIAKYVERLMQHSAE, from the coding sequence GTGTTCACCGGAATCGTCGAGGAACTCGGCGAAGTAGTCGCCAAGGACGATCTCGGCGATTGTGCGCGCTTCACCATACGCGGCCCTGTGGTCACCGCCGACGCCGGCCACGGCGATTCGATCGCCGTCAACGGCGTGTGCCTGACAGTTGTCGACGTGCTGCCCGGTGGACAGTTCACCGCCGATGTGATGGGCGAGACACTGAACCGGTCCAGCCTGCGCGGGCTGGAACCGGGCAGCCGGGTGAACCTGGAGCGCGCCGCCGCCGTGAACAGCCGCCTCGGCGGGCACATCGTGCAGGGGCACGTGGACGGCACCGCTCAGATCCTCGCCCGGATGCCCGCCGAGGGCTGGGAAGTGGTGCGGATCGGGCTGCCCGCCGCGCTGGCCCGCTACGTCGTCGAAAAGGGCTCCATCACCGTCGACGGCATCTCACTGACCGTCTCCGGTATCGGTGACGACTGGTTCGAAGTCTCGCTGATTCCGACCACCCGGGAGCTGACCACCTTGGGCCGCGCACCCGCGGAAACAACGGTGAACCTCGAGGTCGACGTCATCGCCAAATATGTCGAGCGGCTGATGCAGCATTCCGCAGAGTAA
- the ribD gene encoding bifunctional diaminohydroxyphosphoribosylaminopyrimidine deaminase/5-amino-6-(5-phosphoribosylamino)uracil reductase RibD: MNIQVAISYDAAMRLAVEHAELVKGSTYPNPPVGAVILDRDGRVAGAGGTEPAGSAHAEIVALRRAGALAEGGTAVATLEPCNHYGKTPPCVDALLDAGIATVVYAVADPNPLAAGGAARLAAAGVHVVPGVQADLVAAGPLREWLHKQRTGFPHVTWKYATSIDGRSAAADGSSQWITSEAARADLHRRRAAADAIVVGTGTVLTDDPALTARLADGSLAGRQPLRVVVGKREIPSEAQVLNDDSRTMVIRTHDPHEVLKALSDRTDVLLEGGPTLAGAFLRAGAIDRILAYVAPILLGGPITAVDDVGVPSIARALRWRFDGVERVGPDLLLSLVPR, encoded by the coding sequence ATGAACATTCAGGTGGCCATCAGCTACGACGCCGCCATGCGACTCGCCGTCGAGCACGCTGAGCTGGTTAAGGGCAGCACCTATCCCAACCCACCGGTCGGCGCGGTCATTCTCGACCGCGACGGCCGAGTCGCTGGCGCAGGTGGCACCGAACCAGCGGGCAGCGCCCACGCCGAGATCGTGGCGCTGCGCCGCGCCGGTGCCCTGGCCGAAGGCGGCACGGCGGTCGCCACCTTGGAGCCGTGCAATCACTACGGCAAGACCCCGCCGTGCGTGGATGCCCTGCTGGACGCTGGTATCGCCACGGTGGTGTACGCGGTCGCCGACCCGAACCCGCTCGCGGCCGGGGGAGCGGCCCGGCTGGCCGCGGCGGGTGTGCATGTCGTCCCGGGTGTACAGGCAGATCTGGTGGCGGCCGGGCCGCTGCGGGAGTGGCTGCACAAGCAGCGCACCGGATTTCCCCATGTGACATGGAAGTACGCGACCAGCATCGACGGACGCAGCGCGGCCGCCGACGGGTCAAGCCAGTGGATCACCAGCGAGGCGGCTCGCGCTGACCTGCATCGCCGCCGCGCCGCCGCCGACGCCATCGTCGTCGGCACGGGCACGGTGCTCACCGACGACCCGGCGCTGACCGCGCGGCTGGCCGACGGCAGCCTCGCCGGGCGCCAGCCGCTGCGGGTCGTGGTGGGCAAGCGCGAAATCCCTTCGGAGGCACAGGTTCTCAACGATGATTCGCGCACCATGGTGATCCGCACCCACGATCCGCATGAGGTGCTCAAGGCTCTCTCGGATCGCACCGACGTGCTGCTCGAGGGCGGACCGACGCTTGCGGGGGCGTTCCTGCGCGCCGGGGCCATCGACCGCATCCTGGCGTATGTCGCGCCGATTCTGCTGGGCGGGCCGATCACCGCGGTCGACGACGTCGGGGTGCCCAGCATCGCGCGAGCACTGCGCTGGCGCTTCGACGGAGTAGAGCGGGTAGGTCCGGACCTGCTGCTGAGCCTGGTCCCGCGTTAG
- a CDS encoding MFS transporter, whose protein sequence is MQAGRRVAISAGSLAVLLGALDTYVVVTIMRDIIMTIGIPVNKLERITPIVTWYLLGYVAAMPLLGRASDRFGRKLLLQASLAAFAAGSVVTALSTDLHVLVVGRTVQGLAAGALLPVTLALGADLWSTRNRAGVLGGIGAAQELGSVLGPLYGIFIVWLTSRWQDVFWINVPLAVVAMVMIQFSLPSRDRSAEPEKIDLVGGLLLAVALGLAVIGLYNPDRTAQQALPSYGLPLVIGAIVAAVVFALWERFSRTRLIDPAGVHFRPFLAALGASVAAGAALMVTLVDVELFAQGVLGKDQDEAAFVLVWFLAFLPVGALAGGWIATKIGDRAMTFIGLLIAAGGYWLISGWRPDLPSHRHTILGLVSLPAMDTDLAIAGIGLGLVIGPLSSASLRVVPSAQHGIAAALVVVARMTGMLVGIAALSAWGFQRFNQIVAAKTAAVPPNASLAERLALKAVLYRDAFAEMYGGIFTVTAVVCVVGALLGLLLSSRRVHAEEPHAAEPQPVGPKA, encoded by the coding sequence ATGCAAGCCGGACGCAGAGTCGCGATCAGCGCGGGCAGTCTCGCCGTACTGCTGGGCGCCCTCGACACCTATGTCGTGGTCACGATCATGCGCGACATCATCATGACCATCGGCATCCCGGTCAACAAGCTCGAGCGGATCACCCCGATCGTCACCTGGTACCTGCTGGGCTACGTCGCGGCGATGCCGCTTCTCGGCCGAGCGTCGGACCGGTTCGGCCGCAAGCTGTTGCTGCAGGCCAGCTTGGCCGCGTTCGCGGCCGGGTCGGTGGTCACCGCGCTGTCGACCGATCTGCACGTTCTAGTCGTCGGCCGCACGGTCCAGGGCCTGGCCGCCGGCGCGCTGCTGCCGGTCACGCTGGCCCTCGGGGCCGACCTGTGGTCGACCCGCAACCGCGCCGGGGTGCTCGGCGGTATCGGCGCCGCGCAGGAACTCGGCAGTGTGCTCGGGCCGCTATACGGGATTTTCATCGTCTGGCTGACCAGCCGCTGGCAAGACGTGTTCTGGATCAACGTGCCGCTGGCCGTGGTGGCGATGGTGATGATCCAGTTCAGCCTGCCGTCACGAGACCGCAGCGCCGAGCCGGAGAAGATCGACCTGGTCGGTGGATTGCTGCTGGCGGTGGCGCTGGGCCTGGCGGTGATCGGGCTGTACAACCCGGATCGGACCGCTCAGCAGGCGCTGCCGAGCTACGGATTGCCGCTGGTGATCGGCGCGATCGTCGCCGCGGTGGTGTTTGCGCTCTGGGAGCGCTTTTCCCGCACCCGGTTGATCGACCCCGCCGGTGTGCACTTCCGGCCGTTCTTGGCGGCGCTGGGCGCATCGGTTGCGGCCGGGGCGGCGCTGATGGTGACGCTGGTCGACGTGGAGCTCTTCGCCCAGGGCGTGCTCGGCAAGGACCAGGACGAGGCCGCATTTGTGCTGGTCTGGTTCCTCGCCTTCCTGCCGGTCGGGGCGCTGGCGGGTGGGTGGATCGCCACCAAAATCGGCGACCGCGCGATGACGTTCATCGGTCTGCTCATCGCCGCCGGCGGATATTGGCTGATCTCGGGCTGGCGGCCCGACCTGCCGAGCCATCGGCACACCATTCTCGGCCTGGTCAGCCTGCCCGCGATGGACACCGACCTGGCGATCGCCGGAATTGGGCTGGGCCTGGTGATCGGCCCGCTGTCGTCGGCCAGCCTGCGAGTGGTCCCATCCGCACAGCACGGCATCGCCGCGGCCCTGGTGGTGGTGGCCCGGATGACCGGCATGCTGGTCGGAATCGCCGCGCTGAGTGCATGGGGGTTCCAGCGCTTCAACCAGATCGTGGCCGCCAAGACCGCAGCGGTACCGCCAAACGCCAGCCTCGCGGAACGGTTGGCCCTCAAGGCGGTGCTGTACCGGGATGCGTTCGCGGAGATGTACGGCGGGATCTTCACCGTCACAGCCGTCGTCTGCGTCGTCGGGGCACTCCTGGGTCTGCTGCTGTCGAGCCGTCGCGTCCACGCCGAGGAGCCGCACGCAGCCGAGCCGCAGCCCGTGGGGCCCAAGGCCTAA
- a CDS encoding LppX_LprAFG lipoprotein encodes MQTRRRLFVVLAALSIAAALISGCSSSSKSSSKPLPDAATLVKQSSQATKNVKSVHLVLSTTGKVPGLPIKTLTGDLTTNPTAAKGNAKITVGGSDIDADFEVYNSNLYATLTPGKWDNFGPAADIYDPSTILNPDNGLANVLAHFTDPKAEARENINGQDTIRISGKVSADATNALAPSLKATQPQPATVWIQENGDHELVQAKLDQSPGNSIQMTLSNWNQPVQVTQPPVS; translated from the coding sequence ATGCAGACGCGCCGCCGCCTATTTGTCGTCCTCGCCGCCCTGAGCATCGCCGCCGCCCTGATCAGCGGTTGCTCCTCATCTTCGAAGTCCTCCAGCAAGCCGCTGCCGGATGCCGCGACGCTGGTCAAGCAGTCCAGCCAGGCCACCAAGAACGTCAAAAGCGTGCATCTGGTGTTGTCGACGACCGGCAAGGTCCCGGGGCTGCCGATCAAAACGCTCACCGGGGACCTCACCACCAACCCCACCGCCGCCAAGGGCAACGCCAAGATCACCGTCGGCGGCTCGGACATCGACGCGGATTTCGAGGTCTACAATTCAAACCTTTATGCGACGCTCACGCCGGGCAAGTGGGACAACTTCGGTCCAGCCGCCGACATCTACGACCCGTCAACGATCCTGAACCCCGACAACGGTCTGGCCAACGTCTTGGCCCACTTCACCGACCCCAAAGCCGAGGCGCGGGAGAACATCAACGGCCAAGACACCATCCGGATCAGCGGAAAAGTATCCGCCGACGCGACGAATGCGCTCGCTCCGTCATTGAAAGCGACACAGCCGCAGCCGGCCACGGTCTGGATTCAGGAGAACGGCGACCATGAACTGGTGCAGGCCAAGCTGGATCAGAGCCCGGGCAATTCCATCCAGATGACCCTGTCGAACTGGAACCAGCCAGTGCAGGTCACCCAGCCGCCGGTGAGCTGA